From the genome of Thermogutta terrifontis, one region includes:
- a CDS encoding D-alanine--D-alanine ligase family protein, which yields MRIGLTYDLRSEYLAEGYSEEETAEFDREETVAAIEEAIRANGHEPDRIGRITSLVRRLASGDRWDLVFNIAEGLYGLAREAQVPALLEAYRIPYTFADPRALIISLDKSLAKTLVREAGLPTPPFAVIRSPADVSRVDLPYPLFAKPLAEGTGKGISESSFIGDGTQLREVCHRLLTQFRQPVLVECYLPGREFTVGLLGTGEHARVLGTLEVILRPQAEAHAYSYVNKERCEELVEYRFVSGKGDPQVAEAEQIALEAWRVLDGRDAGRVDLRCDAEGRPQFLEINPLAGLHPTHSDLPMIATAAGMSYHDLIGAIIESALQRVAPDRAPVHAIP from the coding sequence ATGCGGATTGGTCTGACCTACGACCTGCGGAGCGAATACCTGGCCGAGGGTTATTCCGAAGAAGAAACGGCGGAATTTGATCGCGAGGAGACGGTCGCCGCGATTGAAGAGGCCATTCGGGCCAATGGACACGAGCCGGATCGTATCGGACGGATCACCTCCCTCGTTCGGCGGCTCGCAAGCGGCGATCGGTGGGATCTCGTTTTCAACATCGCGGAGGGACTTTACGGTTTAGCACGAGAAGCTCAGGTGCCGGCCCTGTTGGAGGCTTACCGAATCCCCTACACCTTCGCCGACCCGCGGGCCCTTATCATCAGCCTGGACAAATCCCTGGCCAAGACACTCGTGCGAGAAGCAGGTTTGCCCACGCCCCCCTTTGCCGTGATTCGCTCCCCCGCCGATGTTTCCCGTGTCGATCTGCCCTATCCGCTATTTGCCAAACCGCTCGCTGAGGGCACAGGCAAGGGGATCTCCGAGAGTTCGTTCATCGGCGACGGTACGCAACTCAGGGAGGTTTGTCACCGGCTTCTCACCCAATTTCGGCAGCCCGTCCTGGTAGAGTGTTATCTGCCGGGTCGGGAGTTCACAGTGGGCCTGCTGGGCACCGGCGAACATGCCCGGGTGCTGGGGACTCTCGAGGTCATTCTCAGGCCCCAGGCGGAAGCCCACGCCTATTCTTACGTCAACAAAGAGCGTTGCGAAGAATTGGTGGAATATCGATTTGTTTCCGGAAAAGGCGATCCCCAGGTTGCCGAAGCCGAGCAAATCGCCCTGGAGGCATGGCGGGTTCTTGATGGGCGGGATGCCGGTCGCGTGGACCTCCGCTGCGATGCGGAAGGTCGGCCGCAATTCCTGGAAATCAACCCTCTCGCCGGACTCCACCCGACCCATTCCGATCTTCCCATGATTGCCACCGCCGCCGGCATGAGCTATCACGATCTTATCGGAGCCATCATTGAATCGGCCTTACAGCGCGTCGCGCCCGATCGTGCCCCTGTCCATGCCATTCCATAA
- a CDS encoding prenyltransferase/squalene oxidase repeat-containing protein has protein sequence MGEEKVRRQPEGDAQPAGCPSPEESALLSKQSPESTQVVFPEGQAQSHQSAQSAGQDQSPEHRWTAVRVPLAKPARLVESQQIQSMLPGEERATLRELIPSKLEWRRGLSSFLVSAVVHAVLLVVFSLWMIQTPQGFSGISLLATANLPVNSPLLESDLILETRPEERSFVTEQSFALTPATVNILGEEEGNEQSVTTGERDTGPLDPARPWGNKEPDYLSHLDRPSGGGLEGRTPEMRAKLAIQRDGSTESEEAVERGLRWIAVHQEEDGSWRFDLKVHSCRGYCRNPGTEPSTTAATALALLPFLGAGYTHRTGPYIDTVHRGLYYLLRRGRQTDKGLDFQEGMKNGMYAQGLVAIVLCEAFAMTKDPALQQPAQEAIRFIEYAQDKTGGGWRYRPGEPGDTTVTGWQLMALKSAEMAGLKVDRSVHYAAQRFLDSVASEEGALYGYQDRNPRHSTTAIGLLCRMYAGWPRQHPPLARGIAHLAEWGPSETDLYYDYYATQVMRHWGGSDWKRWNETMREFLIKTQATQGHEAGSWYFEDPHSRVGGRLYTTAMAVMILEVYYRYMPLYGEDVFPGL, from the coding sequence ATGGGCGAGGAAAAGGTGCGACGACAGCCGGAGGGTGATGCTCAGCCAGCCGGTTGCCCCTCGCCTGAAGAGTCCGCCCTACTATCAAAACAATCGCCAGAGTCGACTCAGGTGGTTTTTCCAGAAGGGCAGGCTCAGTCCCATCAATCTGCACAATCGGCCGGGCAAGATCAGTCGCCAGAGCATCGCTGGACCGCCGTTCGCGTCCCGCTTGCCAAACCCGCCCGCCTTGTCGAATCCCAACAAATTCAATCCATGCTGCCCGGGGAAGAAAGGGCGACGCTTCGAGAATTAATCCCCTCCAAACTCGAGTGGCGTCGCGGGCTGAGCAGTTTCCTCGTAAGTGCCGTCGTCCACGCCGTTCTTTTGGTCGTTTTCTCTCTCTGGATGATTCAAACACCACAGGGATTTAGCGGCATTAGTCTGCTGGCCACGGCAAATCTGCCGGTTAACTCGCCCTTGTTGGAAAGCGACCTCATCCTGGAGACACGGCCTGAGGAGCGCTCGTTCGTTACAGAACAGTCCTTCGCCCTGACCCCGGCGACGGTGAATATCCTGGGGGAGGAGGAAGGAAATGAGCAGAGCGTTACCACGGGCGAGCGAGACACCGGACCGCTTGATCCTGCTCGCCCCTGGGGTAACAAGGAGCCGGACTACTTATCGCATTTGGACCGTCCCAGCGGAGGTGGTCTGGAAGGCCGGACGCCGGAGATGCGGGCAAAACTAGCCATCCAGAGAGATGGCTCGACCGAAAGTGAAGAGGCGGTCGAACGTGGTCTGCGGTGGATCGCCGTCCATCAGGAGGAAGATGGATCCTGGCGATTTGATTTGAAGGTTCATTCCTGCCGGGGATACTGCCGCAATCCGGGAACGGAGCCGAGCACCACCGCTGCCACGGCACTCGCCCTGTTGCCTTTTCTCGGCGCCGGATACACCCACCGGACCGGGCCGTATATTGATACGGTTCACCGGGGCCTGTATTACCTCCTTCGCCGCGGGCGGCAGACCGACAAAGGACTCGACTTCCAGGAAGGTATGAAAAATGGCATGTATGCGCAGGGACTGGTGGCCATCGTCCTGTGCGAAGCATTCGCCATGACCAAAGACCCGGCTTTGCAGCAACCTGCCCAGGAGGCCATCCGATTCATCGAATACGCGCAGGATAAGACTGGCGGCGGATGGCGTTATCGGCCGGGAGAACCCGGCGACACGACAGTGACCGGGTGGCAGCTTATGGCCCTCAAAAGCGCCGAGATGGCAGGGCTGAAAGTCGATCGCTCCGTGCATTACGCGGCCCAGCGATTTCTGGATAGCGTGGCCAGCGAGGAAGGAGCCCTTTACGGGTATCAGGATCGCAATCCGCGGCACAGCACCACCGCCATCGGCCTCCTCTGCCGGATGTACGCGGGTTGGCCCCGGCAGCATCCGCCTCTCGCACGGGGCATTGCCCATCTGGCAGAATGGGGGCCTTCCGAAACCGATCTCTACTACGACTATTATGCCACCCAGGTAATGCGGCACTGGGGCGGTTCCGACTGGAAACGCTGGAACGAGACCATGCGGGAGTTTCTCATCAAGACTCAGGCCACTCAGGGACACGAGGCGGGAAGCTGGTATTTCGAAGACCCGCATTCCCGGGTGGGTGGTCGGCTTTACACCACCGCCATGGCCGTTATGATCCTCGAAGTCTATTACCGCTACATGCCCCTCTACGGCGAAGACGTATTTCCCGGTTTGTGA
- a CDS encoding YkgJ family cysteine cluster protein → MQETESLCARCARLGKTCCQTCEIYVTPGDVARIEAFTGQTGFHEFRIPDNPVYLDQDDDPEWAACVFRPDGSRRVLKRKANGDCVFLGPRGCQLPLEVRPLVCRLYPINYTARGLEQELAKGCPVQLLPPGVGLLEALDMSWAQAEVWHRQLYAEIRLEPHARLVVAGATSSAPATDQTRQWRLDGPTPSDKAAPTDAAPTPATERPIAGSTASLAGTQGERPPYPVTKAP, encoded by the coding sequence ATGCAAGAAACGGAGTCGCTCTGCGCACGGTGTGCGCGGCTCGGGAAGACCTGCTGCCAGACGTGCGAAATCTACGTGACGCCCGGCGATGTGGCACGCATCGAGGCGTTTACCGGGCAGACGGGGTTCCACGAATTTCGTATCCCGGATAACCCGGTGTACCTCGATCAGGACGACGACCCCGAGTGGGCCGCGTGCGTGTTTCGTCCCGACGGTTCGCGCCGTGTGCTCAAACGGAAAGCCAACGGCGATTGCGTGTTCTTAGGACCCCGGGGCTGTCAGCTTCCTTTAGAAGTTCGGCCCCTGGTCTGCCGGCTCTATCCGATCAATTACACGGCGCGGGGCCTGGAGCAGGAGCTGGCAAAGGGTTGTCCTGTCCAGCTTTTGCCACCGGGCGTCGGGCTGTTGGAAGCCCTGGATATGAGCTGGGCCCAGGCGGAAGTGTGGCACCGGCAGCTCTATGCGGAGATCCGGCTGGAGCCCCATGCCCGCCTTGTGGTAGCAGGAGCGACGTCGTCGGCCCCGGCAACCGATCAGACACGACAATGGCGGCTGGATGGGCCGACCCCGTCCGACAAGGCAGCCCCGACTGATGCGGCACCGACGCCGGCCACCGAGCGCCCTATTGCTGGCAGCACTGCTTCCCTGGCGGGAACGCAGGGAGAACGCCCCCCTTATCCCGTCACCAAAGCGCCCTAG
- a CDS encoding D-alanine--D-alanine ligase family protein: protein MRVVVVHQEVASSAPEDERDVLTQAQAVAEALRELGHEAVVVSAGTTPAELRARMRELRPEVVFNLVESLFGSDRFQYLAARVLEELRIPFTGNGSQALFLTGDKRLTKIFQARAGVPTPRWICNSELPQDTGTPGDAWLARCLEEFHALGQPAENFPLGAFFLLKSAWAHASAGLVESLWEASTVEQRQRIQTAIAERTAATGEPWFAEEYIDGREFNLSLVGTTSGPVVLPPAEIDFSAFSPQDLRIVGYRAKWDPDSFEYRSTPRRFNFPPDDLPLLRRLSQTALACWQLFGLTGYARVDFRVDREGIPYVLEINANPCLSPDAGFPAAAAEAGWSFPQLIARLIEDALSRARAEKSG, encoded by the coding sequence ATGCGGGTGGTGGTCGTCCATCAGGAGGTGGCCTCGTCAGCCCCGGAAGACGAGCGGGACGTTCTCACCCAAGCGCAGGCGGTGGCAGAGGCCCTTCGTGAGCTTGGACACGAGGCCGTCGTCGTTTCGGCCGGCACCACCCCCGCGGAGCTGCGGGCCCGGATGAGGGAACTCCGTCCCGAGGTGGTGTTCAATCTTGTGGAATCCCTTTTTGGCAGCGACCGCTTCCAGTATCTGGCTGCCCGGGTGCTGGAAGAGCTGCGAATACCCTTCACTGGCAACGGTTCCCAGGCCCTGTTTCTCACGGGTGACAAGCGGCTGACCAAAATCTTCCAGGCAAGGGCAGGCGTGCCCACACCTCGGTGGATCTGTAACTCCGAGCTTCCCCAAGACACAGGTACGCCGGGAGACGCTTGGCTTGCCAGATGCCTGGAGGAATTTCACGCGTTGGGGCAGCCGGCGGAGAATTTTCCCCTTGGAGCATTTTTTTTGCTCAAGTCGGCCTGGGCCCATGCCTCCGCCGGTCTGGTGGAAAGCCTGTGGGAAGCGAGCACGGTCGAACAACGGCAAAGAATCCAGACCGCGATTGCCGAACGCACGGCCGCCACCGGAGAACCATGGTTCGCTGAGGAATACATCGACGGCCGGGAGTTCAACCTTTCCTTGGTGGGTACAACCAGTGGCCCGGTGGTGTTGCCGCCGGCGGAAATCGATTTTTCCGCTTTCTCGCCGCAAGACTTGCGGATCGTGGGTTATCGGGCCAAGTGGGATCCTGATTCGTTCGAGTATCGCTCAACTCCCCGGCGGTTCAACTTCCCACCCGACGACTTGCCGCTTTTGCGGCGACTGAGCCAGACCGCCCTGGCGTGCTGGCAACTGTTCGGCCTGACGGGCTATGCCCGCGTTGACTTTCGAGTCGACCGCGAGGGCATACCGTACGTCCTTGAGATCAACGCCAACCCGTGCCTCAGTCCAGATGCAGGATTCCCGGCTGCCGCAGCCGAAGCGGGCTGGTCTTTTCCCCAGCTCATTGCCCGGTTAATCGAGGACGCCCTTTCACGCGCCCGTGCCGAAAAAAGCGGCTGA